The Methanomethylovorans hollandica DSM 15978 genome includes a region encoding these proteins:
- a CDS encoding cell division protein SepF yields MAKLMDKFFGVSKRSPTGEDEFTELDLSKYEEVTGEEPAETYVRVAELTNLNDLALLKKEVYEGNILMIDISTIKNDKLMLDRALKDLKDVVVDVHGDIAGLKEDQVLVTPTGIKIDRSKIVGGRY; encoded by the coding sequence ATGGCAAAATTAATGGATAAGTTTTTTGGCGTAAGTAAAAGATCGCCTACGGGTGAAGACGAGTTCACTGAGCTTGATCTGAGCAAATATGAAGAAGTAACAGGAGAGGAGCCTGCAGAAACATATGTAAGAGTGGCAGAACTTACAAACCTGAATGATCTGGCTTTGCTCAAGAAAGAAGTGTATGAGGGAAATATCCTAATGATAGACATATCCACCATCAAGAACGATAAACTTATGTTGGACAGGGCTCTGAAGGACCTGAAAGATGTTGTCGTGGATGTCCATGGAGATATAGCTGGGCTTAAAGAAGACCAGGTTCTGGTAACCCCTACCGGGATAAAGATCGATCGTTCAAAGATAGTTGGTGGAAGATATTGA
- a CDS encoding valine--tRNA ligase — MTVPKEYIPHEVEPKWKEAWDMSMYHFDWEDHNRPQFIIDTPPPYPTGNFHIGNSLNWCYIDFVARYKRMCGYNVMFPQGWDCHGLPTEVKVEEIHNITKNQVPREEFRRMCRELTTNNIAKMRNTMMNLGFSVDWSNEFVTMEPAYYSKTQRSFRRMYDMGRIYQSEHPVNWCPRCETAIAFAEVEYEGRSTQLNYLNFDKLKIATTRPELMAACVAVAINPEDARYNAHIGSKVKVPLFGHEVPVISDSVVDPAFGTGVVMICTFGDKQDVRWWVEHKLPLRKAIDKNGRMTKIAGKYADMTIPECKEAVITDLKAEGYLYEQKELEQNVGMCWRCDTPIEILSEKQWFVKIDTNDVKKAADEINWTPEHMKVRLENWLGTMEWDWCISRQRIFATPIPVWYCKDCGEVMVAKEEWMPIDPTRESPKEPCSKCGSTNFEPEEDVLDTWMDSSITVQHVTGWLTDHKSRLPAQLRPQGHDIIRTWAFYTILRSMALAGKRPWDSILVNGMVLGEDGHKMSKSLGNIIPPEEVIEKYSADSFRQWAAIGGAPGSDVMFRWKDVVSASRFFAKMWSIYRFSVSHFNDRDTSYVPTKEELHIVDRWLLDKLYELITSVTLNMDACQFDEAFKSIRGFAWEVVADNYIELVKSRLYGTNATDRKAAQYTLYATIEVLAKLLAPFAPFFAEEMYSRLGTGSVHMQSWPKADALWKDEEAGKAGELVKEIVSSVRRYKSEHGIALNAPLKGLEIYGALTDVMDITGATNTPVEVMVGNPDFEHVPVNVKPNMGVIGPKFKGQAKAIIDALTEANPKKLVSEMEQNGKISLQTKSGIIDLAPESVEIEKEVISAGRAVDVLDVKGIPVVVIR; from the coding sequence ATGACAGTTCCAAAGGAATATATCCCTCATGAGGTCGAACCAAAGTGGAAGGAAGCATGGGACATGTCCATGTACCATTTTGACTGGGAAGATCATAATAGACCACAGTTCATTATAGATACACCTCCGCCTTATCCCACTGGCAATTTCCATATAGGGAACTCTCTTAACTGGTGTTACATAGATTTTGTTGCCCGTTACAAGCGCATGTGCGGATACAATGTGATGTTCCCGCAGGGCTGGGACTGCCATGGACTTCCCACAGAAGTAAAGGTAGAAGAGATACATAATATCACAAAGAATCAAGTGCCAAGGGAAGAGTTCAGGAGAATGTGCCGTGAACTGACGACCAACAACATTGCAAAAATGCGCAATACAATGATGAACTTAGGTTTCTCCGTGGACTGGAGCAATGAGTTCGTTACAATGGAACCTGCATATTACTCCAAGACACAGCGGTCTTTCCGCAGGATGTATGACATGGGCAGGATATACCAGTCCGAGCATCCTGTTAACTGGTGCCCGAGATGTGAAACCGCCATTGCATTTGCAGAAGTGGAATATGAAGGCAGGAGCACACAGCTTAATTACCTTAATTTTGACAAATTAAAGATAGCCACCACAAGGCCTGAACTTATGGCAGCATGTGTAGCTGTTGCAATCAATCCTGAAGATGCACGCTACAATGCTCATATCGGAAGCAAGGTAAAGGTTCCCCTCTTCGGACATGAAGTTCCCGTAATAAGTGATAGTGTAGTAGATCCTGCATTTGGTACGGGTGTCGTGATGATCTGTACCTTCGGTGATAAGCAGGATGTACGCTGGTGGGTGGAACATAAACTTCCCCTGCGCAAGGCCATTGATAAGAACGGCCGTATGACAAAAATCGCAGGCAAATATGCAGACATGACTATTCCGGAATGTAAGGAAGCCGTCATAACGGATCTGAAAGCAGAAGGGTACCTATACGAGCAAAAGGAACTCGAACAGAATGTAGGAATGTGTTGGAGATGTGACACACCCATCGAAATCCTTTCTGAAAAGCAGTGGTTCGTTAAGATAGATACCAATGATGTCAAAAAAGCTGCCGATGAGATCAACTGGACACCTGAGCACATGAAGGTCAGGCTTGAGAACTGGCTGGGCACCATGGAGTGGGACTGGTGTATCTCCAGACAGCGTATATTTGCAACTCCTATACCTGTATGGTACTGTAAGGACTGTGGCGAGGTAATGGTGGCAAAAGAAGAGTGGATGCCCATTGATCCCACCCGGGAATCTCCAAAAGAACCATGCAGTAAATGCGGTAGCACTAATTTTGAGCCAGAGGAAGATGTACTGGACACATGGATGGATTCTTCCATTACAGTCCAGCATGTTACTGGCTGGCTCACTGATCATAAAAGCAGATTACCTGCCCAATTGAGACCACAGGGCCATGATATCATCCGGACATGGGCCTTCTATACGATCCTCCGTTCCATGGCACTTGCAGGCAAGCGCCCCTGGGATTCTATCCTTGTGAATGGCATGGTGCTGGGCGAGGATGGCCATAAGATGAGCAAATCCCTGGGCAATATAATCCCTCCTGAAGAGGTAATTGAGAAATACAGCGCAGATTCATTCAGACAGTGGGCAGCCATAGGAGGCGCTCCTGGTTCAGATGTGATGTTCCGCTGGAAAGATGTAGTATCTGCATCACGCTTCTTTGCTAAGATGTGGAGCATATACAGGTTCTCTGTTTCCCACTTCAATGACCGGGATACATCCTATGTGCCCACAAAAGAGGAACTTCATATTGTGGATAGATGGTTGCTCGACAAGTTGTACGAACTGATAACTTCAGTAACCTTGAACATGGATGCCTGTCAGTTCGATGAGGCTTTTAAATCCATCCGAGGTTTTGCCTGGGAAGTAGTGGCAGACAATTACATCGAACTTGTCAAATCCCGCCTGTATGGCACCAATGCAACGGATAGAAAAGCAGCACAATACACACTATACGCAACTATAGAAGTACTTGCAAAATTGCTTGCTCCGTTTGCACCCTTCTTTGCAGAGGAAATGTATTCAAGACTTGGAACCGGAAGTGTACATATGCAATCCTGGCCAAAGGCAGATGCCTTATGGAAGGATGAAGAGGCCGGTAAAGCCGGAGAACTTGTTAAAGAGATTGTGAGCAGCGTCAGGAGATATAAATCCGAGCATGGTATTGCCCTTAATGCTCCTTTGAAAGGTCTTGAAATATATGGAGCGCTCACCGACGTAATGGACATAACAGGTGCAACTAACACACCAGTAGAAGTGATGGTAGGCAACCCTGATTTTGAGCACGTGCCAGTGAATGTCAAGCCTAACATGGGAGTCATCGGCCCAAAATTCAAAGGCCAGGCAAAGGCTATAATCGATGCATTAACGGAAGCTAATCCGAAAAAACTGGTAAGCGAGATGGAACAGAATGGGAAGATAAGCCTGCAGACAAAGAGTGGCATTATAGATCTGGCTCCCGAAAGTGTGGAGATAGAAAAAGAAGTGATCTCTGCCGGCAGAGCAGTTGATGTGCTGGATGTAAAGGGCATTCCTGTTGTAGTGATCAGGTAA
- a CDS encoding RNA-binding protein: MKIRGRIQLRKSAKNKLLDNLISMYGDTVVQKVASYKFEHADAGDTSVILIDGKVLLFAVDDIYFPTVRGVIELAIEKNTVVVDSGAVRFVVNGADVMSPGIVHADENILQGDPVIVKEEKYGKPLAIGKALIPGKDMISDSGKAVKSLHHVGDEIWNIEM; this comes from the coding sequence TTGAAGATCAGAGGAAGGATACAACTCAGGAAATCTGCCAAAAATAAACTGCTCGATAACCTCATATCCATGTATGGGGACACAGTAGTGCAGAAGGTAGCATCGTACAAATTCGAGCATGCTGATGCAGGTGACACATCTGTGATCCTTATAGACGGGAAAGTGCTATTATTTGCAGTAGACGATATCTATTTCCCAACAGTGCGAGGTGTTATAGAGCTGGCCATTGAGAAGAATACAGTGGTAGTGGATTCTGGTGCCGTACGCTTTGTAGTGAATGGTGCAGACGTGATGAGCCCTGGAATTGTCCATGCAGATGAGAACATTCTGCAAGGGGATCCTGTGATCGTAAAAGAAGAGAAATATGGCAAGCCTCTTGCCATTGGCAAGGCACTGATCCCTGGAAAGGACATGATTTCAGATTCTGGGAAAGCTGTGAAATCTTTGCATCATGTAGGTGATGAGATATGGAATATCGAAATGTAA
- the ahbC gene encoding 12,18-didecarboxysiroheme deacetylase: MIGISKLYCGTVEPSDALRYGRDSKKLPSHLLQFSIDKKPVVVWNVTRRCNLKCVHCYAHSKNIDYKNELTTEEGKALIDDLADFGSPVILFSGGEPLMRKDLPELAAYARSKGRRAVISTNGTLIDKEMAKKLKEIGLSYVGISLDGMRETNDKFRGRAGAFDAALEGLRNCRAEGIKVGLRFTINKHNVKDIPAIFDLIEKENIPRICFYHLVYAGRGSDMVEEDLSLEESREVVDLIMKRTRQLHEKGLPVEVLTVDNHCDGPYIYLKMLEEDPERAAEVYSLLQMNQGNSTGIGIGCVSWDGSVHPDQFWRHYTFGNVRERKFSEIWRDTTDELMAGLKDRKPLIKQHADRCAKCKWLDVCNANFRVRAEAVHDNVWADDPACYLTDKEIGYQSQ; encoded by the coding sequence ATGATAGGTATTTCAAAACTATATTGTGGGACTGTGGAACCATCAGATGCTTTAAGATACGGCAGGGATTCTAAGAAACTCCCTTCTCATCTTTTGCAGTTCTCTATCGACAAAAAACCTGTTGTCGTCTGGAATGTGACCAGACGCTGCAACCTCAAATGTGTACACTGTTATGCACATTCTAAAAATATTGATTACAAGAACGAACTGACTACAGAAGAAGGTAAGGCACTCATAGATGACCTTGCGGATTTTGGCTCTCCCGTGATCTTATTTTCTGGAGGGGAACCCCTCATGCGCAAAGATCTGCCTGAGCTAGCCGCATACGCCAGGTCCAAAGGAAGAAGAGCAGTCATCTCCACGAATGGGACCCTCATCGATAAAGAAATGGCAAAGAAATTAAAAGAGATCGGTCTTTCTTATGTGGGTATCTCACTTGATGGTATGAGAGAAACGAATGATAAGTTCAGAGGACGTGCAGGCGCTTTTGATGCCGCTCTTGAAGGACTGCGCAACTGCAGGGCCGAAGGTATCAAGGTCGGCCTCAGGTTCACCATCAATAAGCATAATGTGAAGGATATCCCTGCCATATTCGACCTTATAGAAAAAGAGAACATACCTCGTATATGTTTCTACCATCTGGTATATGCAGGCAGGGGTTCGGATATGGTAGAAGAAGACCTTAGCCTTGAAGAGAGCCGGGAAGTAGTTGACCTTATAATGAAGAGGACCCGGCAGTTACATGAGAAGGGGTTGCCTGTGGAAGTGCTCACAGTTGACAATCACTGCGATGGGCCGTACATTTATCTGAAGATGCTTGAAGAAGATCCGGAGAGAGCTGCAGAAGTATACTCACTGCTACAGATGAACCAGGGGAACTCTACGGGCATAGGCATAGGTTGTGTTTCATGGGACGGATCGGTACATCCTGACCAGTTCTGGAGGCATTACACTTTTGGAAATGTCCGGGAAAGAAAGTTCAGTGAGATCTGGAGAGATACGACCGATGAGCTGATGGCAGGCCTTAAGGACCGCAAGCCTCTGATAAAACAACATGCAGATAGATGTGCAAAGTGCAAATGGCTGGATGTATGTAATGCTAATTTCAGGGTTAGAGCCGAAGCTGTGCACGACAATGTATGGGCAGATGACCCTGCCTGTTACCTCACAGACAAGGAAATAGGCTATCAGAGTCAATAA
- a CDS encoding desulfoferrodoxin family protein, translating into MQFGEILKGKEVEGKEKHVPAIELIRGHGSTGADFVRVVVGKEVPHPNTVEHHIEWVELFGITKDGKTIDFGRMNFEPVHSEPIASFHINNIDNFKAFCALEYCNIHGVWQNCIEV; encoded by the coding sequence ATGCAATTCGGAGAAATACTTAAAGGAAAAGAAGTAGAAGGCAAAGAGAAACATGTTCCGGCCATAGAGCTCATAAGAGGGCACGGGTCAACAGGCGCTGATTTTGTAAGGGTTGTTGTGGGTAAGGAAGTACCTCATCCCAACACAGTGGAACATCATATTGAATGGGTGGAGCTTTTCGGCATCACAAAAGATGGAAAGACCATTGATTTTGGACGGATGAACTTCGAGCCCGTGCACTCAGAGCCAATAGCCAGTTTCCACATCAACAACATTGATAATTTCAAGGCCTTCTGTGCTCTTGAATACTGCAATATACATGGTGTCTGGCAGAACTGCATCGAAGTTTAA
- a CDS encoding uroporphyrinogen-III synthase — translation MADENKPVLAIMRPSVYKEESVKLARSMGFDVMAVPMIELTGTQDSSFKPFFEQIAKKEADYVIFTSANGLDYTLQKIPYVMRDMFIEALNNTNVVAIGPTTKKSLEEKGIKVMGMPGVYSSKGLIEYLCKDVKNKNIGMARSVFGSTVLTEGLTRCGANVLETKVYSLFRPDGEEQKDLIRTALDGKITAFAFTSSMMVHNFFEVAKELEAGDAIVQALSESIVAAIGLPTAETLRGYDVNVSVIPDEYTFEEILKKIKDMLLACS, via the coding sequence ATGGCTGACGAAAACAAACCTGTTCTGGCCATTATGCGGCCATCTGTATATAAGGAAGAATCAGTGAAGCTTGCAAGGTCCATGGGATTTGATGTAATGGCTGTTCCCATGATCGAGCTTACGGGAACGCAAGATTCTTCCTTCAAACCTTTTTTTGAGCAGATAGCAAAAAAAGAAGCCGACTACGTGATATTCACAAGTGCCAATGGGCTTGATTACACATTGCAGAAAATACCATACGTTATGCGTGATATGTTCATAGAAGCTTTGAATAATACCAATGTAGTAGCTATAGGACCTACTACAAAGAAATCTCTGGAAGAGAAAGGCATTAAGGTCATGGGCATGCCCGGAGTGTACAGTTCAAAGGGACTTATAGAATACCTTTGCAAGGATGTAAAGAATAAGAACATAGGCATGGCACGTAGTGTCTTTGGCTCAACTGTGCTCACAGAGGGACTTACCCGCTGTGGCGCAAATGTGCTGGAAACAAAAGTTTATAGCCTTTTTAGGCCTGATGGCGAGGAGCAAAAAGACCTGATAAGAACTGCTCTGGATGGCAAGATCACAGCTTTTGCCTTTACCAGTTCCATGATGGTGCATAATTTCTTTGAGGTGGCCAAAGAGCTCGAAGCCGGAGATGCGATCGTGCAGGCACTCAGTGAGTCAATCGTAGCAGCTATTGGCTTGCCTACAGCAGAAACATTGCGTGGCTACGATGTGAATGTTTCTGTTATCCCTGACGAGTATACGTTCGAAGAGATATTAAAGAAGATTAAGGACATGCTTTTGGCATGTTCCTGA
- the cobA gene encoding uroporphyrinogen-III C-methyltransferase: MTDNYGKVYLVGSGPGDPELLTLKARRLIDSADVVIYDQLPGEAILSSIPQKAEKIDAGKYAGDHTLSQDRINELIVEKAKEGKMIVRLKGGDPYVFGRGGEEGQELVKAGIGFEIVPGITSAISAPAYAGIPVTHRDHASMVTFITGHEDPTKEESGLDWETLAKFPGTIVILMGVKMLERNVNELMRHGKDPSTPIALIERGTRPDQRVTVGTLENIVALKKERKVKTPAITIIGDVVKLHDELGEQFPGRS, translated from the coding sequence ATGACCGACAACTATGGAAAAGTATATCTTGTAGGTTCGGGTCCCGGAGATCCCGAACTGCTTACTCTGAAGGCAAGAAGGCTCATAGATAGTGCAGATGTGGTCATATATGACCAGCTTCCTGGTGAAGCGATACTGTCTTCGATTCCTCAAAAAGCCGAGAAGATTGATGCAGGAAAGTATGCCGGAGATCATACACTATCTCAGGACAGGATCAATGAACTTATAGTAGAGAAGGCAAAAGAAGGCAAAATGATTGTCCGCCTCAAGGGTGGAGATCCATATGTTTTCGGAAGAGGAGGAGAGGAGGGGCAGGAATTAGTGAAGGCAGGCATTGGTTTTGAGATCGTGCCTGGTATAACCTCTGCCATATCCGCACCTGCCTATGCGGGCATTCCTGTGACACACAGAGATCATGCCTCCATGGTTACGTTTATAACCGGTCATGAAGACCCCACCAAAGAAGAAAGCGGGCTGGACTGGGAAACACTTGCAAAGTTCCCTGGCACCATTGTTATCCTTATGGGTGTCAAAATGCTGGAACGCAATGTAAATGAACTTATGAGGCACGGTAAAGACCCATCCACACCAATTGCACTAATAGAGAGAGGAACCCGTCCTGACCAGAGAGTAACAGTGGGCACTCTTGAGAACATTGTTGCCCTCAAGAAAGAAAGGAAGGTAAAGACACCTGCGATCACTATAATAGGTGATGTGGTCAAATTGCACGATGAACTTGGAGAGCAGTTTCCGGGAAGGAGTTAA